A single region of the archaeon BMS3Bbin15 genome encodes:
- the yutF gene encoding putative hydrolase YutF has product MTFKAFVVDLDGVIYIGDRLLPGAREKIEKLRRQGRVIFLTNNSTKSRKAYVDKLLGLGIDVSEYDIFTSGYASALYIKEKLGIARVFVVGEEGLKKELEAMGHEICFRDCNVVITGLDRDFNYSKMAMASRFIREGAEFIATSPDATFITDRGLMPGGGAIVKAIEVASGRNATVVGKPSKIIGKLIMKELGVKPDEILLIGDRLETDIAFGKAMGMKTALVLTGVTTEEEVKNSKIKPDFVLDRL; this is encoded by the coding sequence ATGACCTTTAAAGCCTTTGTTGTTGACCTGGATGGTGTAATCTATATAGGTGATAGACTTCTACCAGGTGCAAGGGAGAAGATTGAGAAGCTAAGAAGGCAGGGCAGGGTTATATTCCTTACCAACAACTCAACAAAGTCAAGGAAAGCCTATGTTGATAAGCTCCTTGGTCTTGGAATTGATGTGTCAGAGTATGATATCTTCACCTCGGGTTATGCCTCAGCTCTTTACATAAAGGAGAAGCTTGGCATAGCAAGGGTTTTTGTTGTCGGTGAGGAGGGCTTGAAGAAAGAGTTAGAGGCGATGGGGCATGAAATCTGCTTTAGAGACTGCAATGTTGTTATTACAGGTCTTGACAGGGATTTCAATTACTCAAAAATGGCCATGGCTTCCCGCTTTATCAGAGAAGGTGCGGAGTTTATAGCAACAAGTCCTGATGCAACTTTCATAACTGATAGAGGGCTTATGCCAGGTGGCGGTGCTATTGTTAAGGCTATTGAGGTGGCCTCGGGAAGGAATGCCACTGTTGTGGGAAAACCCTCAAAGATAATAGGAAAGCTTATTATGAAAGAACTCGGGGTTAAGCCAGATGAGATCCTTCTAATAGGAGACAGACTTGAGACTGATATTGCCTTCGGAAAGGCAATGGGAATGAAGACTGCTCTTGTGCTCACAGGAGTTACAACAGAAGAGGAAGTTAAAAATAGCAAAATAAAGCCTGATTTTGTTCTGGACAGGCTTTAA